Below is a window of Hyphomonas neptunium ATCC 15444 DNA.
TGACCAACACGCCCACCGAGGACGCCGCCGCCACGATCGCCCAGATCCTGCGCTGCGCGGAGGCGGGCGCCGACATTGTCCGCGTGTCCTGCCCGACCGAAGAGTCGACCAAAGCCATGCGCGAGATCGTCAAGGCGAGCCCGGTGCCGCTCGTGGCCGACATCCACTTTCACTACAAACGCGGCATTGAAGCGGCCGACGCGGGCGCTGCCTGCCTGCGCATCAATCCCGGCAATATCGGCTCCCATGCCCGTGTGAAGGAAGTTGTCGCCGCCGCGCGCGCCAATGGCTGCTCGATGCGCATTGGTGTCAATGGCGGCAGCCTGGAGCGCCACCTTCTGGAAAAATATGGCGAGCCATGCCCGGACGCGATGGTCGAAAGCGCGCTGGACCATGCCCGCATTCTCGATGATCTGGGCTTTTACGACTACAAGATCTCGGTCAAGGCGTCCGACATGTTCCTCACCGTGGCGGCCTATCACGCCCTCGCCGAGGCAACCGACGCGCCGCTGCATCTGGGCATTACAGAAGCGGGCGGCCTGCGTACCGGTACGGTCAAATCCTCCATCGGCATGGGCGCGCTGCTCTGGGCCGGCATCGGCGACACCATCCGCGTCTCTCTCTCGGCAGAGCCCGAAGAAGAGGTGAAGGTCGGCTTCGAGATGCTCAAATCCCTCGGCCTGCGCACGCGCGGCGTGAACATCGTCGCGTGCCCCAGCTGCGCGCGTCAGGGCTTTGACGTGATCCGCACCGTCGAGACACTGGAAAAGCGCCTCGCGCATATCTCCGAGCCGATTTCGCTGTCGATCATCGGCTGCGTCGTGAACGGTCCGGGCGAAGCCTCCCTTACCGATCTCGGTTTCACCGGCGGCGGCAAGGAAAGCGGCAAGATGTTCGTCAACGGACGGGCCGACCACAATGTCGCCAATGCCGATATGGTCGAACACATCGTCAAGCTGGTCGAGGACAAGGCCGCCCGTTTGAAAGCTCAGCGCGACGCAGAAGAAGCCACCGAAGTTCCGGCAGAGTAGCGCGTTACATCAAAGCGGCGCGCAGCGGCTCGCCGGGATCAGCGCGGCAGCAGCTTCATACGCGGCCTGCGACGGCGCCAGCCGGCGGATCAGTGCCAGCGCCTCCGGCTTCGACACGATCACCTGTTCGGCCTCGCCATATTCATCAAGATCCTGGCCTTCCAACGCGACGATCACCCGGCGCATGCCGGTCGCGCCCTCGGCGCGCGCATCCACCGACCCGGCATAGACATTGTCCGTATCCGCCTCAAATATCGATAGCGAGCCATATTCCGGCCAGGCGGGCACCGACAGCTCCACCGGCCCTTCGGACACATCAATCAGGCAGATCGCATAGGCAAGGTCGGGCGAGGGCCGAACCACGGTCTGTGTTTGAGGGGTCATCCGCGGGCTCATCGTCCAGCTGTGCAGCGGGATGCCGCTGTCCGCCATCCGCTCGCGCACCTTCGACATGATCTGGCCGGGCAGGGCGCTGAGCACGACAAAATGGGCCAGCAGAAACGTCACGGCAAAGGCGGCAAGGCCAGTCAGGAACGAGCGCATCAGGCGTCACCTCCGCAAGCCAGGCGTTTGACGCCGGGCGTGGGCAGCACGCCTTCCGGATCGGCAATCAGGTCCGGCGTGGGCCTGTAGATGCGCAGGGTCATGTCGAAGTCTCCGCCAGCCTGGCTGGATACCCAGTTGCCCGTCTCCGGGTCCGTGGCCGCAACGGTGAAGGACCAGGCGTCTTCCGCCCCCGAAGAGGCCGCCTTGGTCTGGTCGAAGGAGAGGGCGTTGTCCTTGTTGAGGGGCAGATAGCTCTGCGCGTCATAGAGGGTGATCGACCACCATTGGCCGGGCATGTCCCCGCCGCTGACCTCATAGGTGCAGTCTTCCGACAGGCGATTGCCATCGCTGTCCATATTTGTCGTGAAATAGACCGCTTCTTCTTTCGTCAGCGCCAGCAGGCCGTGCCGGGCAATGCGTGCGCGCGTCCAGGGGTTGGCGCTGGTTGACCCGATGGTCCAGTCGCTTTTCCAGCCATTGACATCGATCTGGTCACCCACGCTGGCGCCCGAGCCAATCATGCCCGCCGCGAAGAAGGCAGACGCTGCGCCCGCTGCCAGACCCAGCACGCCGCCAATCAGAAGAGGAAGAATCCGCATCCCTTCACGCTATCGTGACTGTATCGGACGGCAAGAGGAAAACAGAAGGGGGCTGGGAGGCGCCAGCGGGATGCGCTAGCACTCACCCCCTTAACGGGCCTTTTTCCGGGTGTAATTTCATGTTCCGAGTTCTGCGCTGGATCGGCATCGTGCTACTGGCGGGCATCCTGCTGCTGATCGGGTCCAGCTGCACAATGCTGGGCCTCAACTATGCCAGCCTCGATATCGACAACAAGCCCGGCGCCACGCCCGCCATAGATGTCTCCGCGCTGATCTCCGATCCGGCCGAGCGCGAGCGTCTCAAAGGCCTGTTGCAGGAAACCCTCTATGGCGCCTGGCCGGAAGACCTGCCGGTCTCGTTTGGCGACTGGCGCGTCATCGTCCCTGATTATCTCGAAGGGCGCGGTACGCTGGAAGAACTCGACATCACCATCGGCGCCGGCGATGGCGCGCGAACCTTTCAGCTGGTCGGCGCCTTTCCTTACGGAGCCGTGCAGGCGCCTGTGGTGATCGCCCAGACCTTCGGGTCCAACTGCGCCACCTTCCCGGAGCAGCCCGTCACCAGCATGGATGGCGACCCCTGCACCGTGCATGATTACGGGCCGATCCTCGGCTTCATCGTCTCGGCGGTGTTTGGCGAATATATCGCCGAAGCCCCGGTCGGGCTCTATTTTGATGCCGGGTTTGCCTATGCGAGCTTTCATGCGAGCGACTTCATTCCCGATGATGCAGACGAAGCCGGCCCCGCCATTGACGGGCTGGGCGGTGATCCAAACCCCGGCAGCACGCTGATGGCCTGGGCTTATGGCTTCTCGGCAGCGATCACGGCGCTGGAAGCTGACGACCGGGTGGGCGAGGGGCGTATGGCGGTGCTCGGCCATTCCCGGCATGGCAAGGCGGCGCTGCTGGCGGCGGCCTGGGACCCGCGCATCGACGCCGTGATTGCCCACCAGTCCGGCTTTGCCGGCGCGGCGCTCTCGCGCTCTCCCTCGGGCGAGCGGCTGGACCGGATGGTAGAATCCTATCCCCACTGGCTGGCGCCGCAGGCGGCCCGCTATGCCGCAGCGCCCGACACTCTGCCGTTTGACCAGCACCACCTTCTGGCCCTGATCGCGCCCCGGCCCCTGTTCATGGGCAATGCCCGGCGGGACGTCTGGTCCGACCCCAATTCCAGCTACCGCGCTGCCATCGCCGCCAGCGAAGTCTGGAAGGCGTATG
It encodes the following:
- the ispG gene encoding flavodoxin-dependent (E)-4-hydroxy-3-methylbut-2-enyl-diphosphate synthase — its product is MSHNPIRPWRNIERRKSRQVRVGNLMVGGDAPIAVQTMTNTPTEDAAATIAQILRCAEAGADIVRVSCPTEESTKAMREIVKASPVPLVADIHFHYKRGIEAADAGAACLRINPGNIGSHARVKEVVAAARANGCSMRIGVNGGSLERHLLEKYGEPCPDAMVESALDHARILDDLGFYDYKISVKASDMFLTVAAYHALAEATDAPLHLGITEAGGLRTGTVKSSIGMGALLWAGIGDTIRVSLSAEPEEEVKVGFEMLKSLGLRTRGVNIVACPSCARQGFDVIRTVETLEKRLAHISEPISLSIIGCVVNGPGEASLTDLGFTGGGKESGKMFVNGRADHNVANADMVEHIVKLVEDKAARLKAQRDAEEATEVPAE
- a CDS encoding DUF1254 domain-containing protein, with product MRSFLTGLAAFAVTFLLAHFVVLSALPGQIMSKVRERMADSGIPLHSWTMSPRMTPQTQTVVRPSPDLAYAICLIDVSEGPVELSVPAWPEYGSLSIFEADTDNVYAGSVDARAEGATGMRRVIVALEGQDLDEYGEAEQVIVSKPEALALIRRLAPSQAAYEAAAALIPASRCAPL
- a CDS encoding DUF1214 domain-containing protein, giving the protein MRILPLLIGGVLGLAAGAASAFFAAGMIGSGASVGDQIDVNGWKSDWTIGSTSANPWTRARIARHGLLALTKEEAVYFTTNMDSDGNRLSEDCTYEVSGGDMPGQWWSITLYDAQSYLPLNKDNALSFDQTKAASSGAEDAWSFTVAATDPETGNWVSSQAGGDFDMTLRIYRPTPDLIADPEGVLPTPGVKRLACGGDA
- a CDS encoding alpha/beta hydrolase, coding for MFRVLRWIGIVLLAGILLLIGSSCTMLGLNYASLDIDNKPGATPAIDVSALISDPAERERLKGLLQETLYGAWPEDLPVSFGDWRVIVPDYLEGRGTLEELDITIGAGDGARTFQLVGAFPYGAVQAPVVIAQTFGSNCATFPEQPVTSMDGDPCTVHDYGPILGFIVSAVFGEYIAEAPVGLYFDAGFAYASFHASDFIPDDADEAGPAIDGLGGDPNPGSTLMAWAYGFSAAITALEADDRVGEGRMAVLGHSRHGKAALLAAAWDPRIDAVIAHQSGFAGAALSRSPSGERLDRMVESYPHWLAPQAARYAAAPDTLPFDQHHLLALIAPRPLFMGNARRDVWSDPNSSYRAAIAASEVWKAYGETGLKDDITHFDPAADIAFFLRPGGHSIVDDDIAAFLAFLSAHMGETGELPNRMTAP